One window of the Sphingomonas crocodyli genome contains the following:
- the truB gene encoding tRNA pseudouridine(55) synthase TruB: protein MHGWIILDKHVGPGSTQMVSAVKRALRTGGYGKYKVGHGGTLDPLASGVLPIAIGEATKLSGRMLDADKGYDFTIGFGVQTDTLDLEGKVIAESDVRPTLAQIEAVLPRFTGPIEQVPPIYSALKIDGQRAYDLARAGEEVEMKTRAVTIHSLTILPGTGRGTAEGGGGGSPQASPPVSSPLHHPADGPPPRTGEELQEITLSARVSKGTYIRSLARDIALAAGSVGHVTMLRRTKAGPFTLDQANQLDKLDEFAKAQRLEQLLLPLTAGLDDIPALSVTPDQARALREGRKLIGIAAQAGLHLAIEGQTPVALVEITGPETKVVRGINM, encoded by the coding sequence ATGCATGGCTGGATTATTTTAGACAAACATGTCGGCCCCGGATCGACCCAGATGGTATCGGCGGTCAAGCGCGCGCTGCGCACCGGCGGTTACGGCAAATATAAGGTCGGCCACGGCGGGACGCTCGACCCGCTCGCCTCGGGCGTGCTGCCGATCGCGATCGGCGAGGCGACCAAGCTCAGCGGCCGGATGCTCGACGCCGACAAGGGGTATGACTTTACGATCGGCTTCGGCGTCCAGACCGATACGCTCGACCTTGAGGGCAAGGTGATCGCGGAATCGGATGTTCGGCCGACGCTGGCTCAGATCGAGGCGGTTCTGCCGCGCTTCACCGGGCCGATCGAGCAGGTTCCGCCCATCTATTCGGCGCTCAAGATCGACGGCCAGCGCGCCTATGACCTCGCCCGCGCGGGCGAGGAGGTCGAGATGAAGACCCGCGCGGTGACGATCCACAGCCTCACAATCCTCCCCGGTACGGGGAGGGGGACCGCCGAAGGCGGTGGAGGGGGTTCGCCCCAAGCGTCACCGCCCGTCTCCAGCCCCCTCCACCATCCTGCGGATGGTCCCCCTCCCCGTACCGGGGAGGAGCTTCAGGAGATCACCCTCTCCGCCCGCGTCTCCAAGGGCACCTATATTCGTAGCCTCGCGCGCGACATCGCATTGGCGGCCGGAAGCGTCGGCCATGTGACGATGCTGAGGCGCACGAAGGCGGGTCCGTTCACGCTCGATCAGGCGAATCAACTGGACAAGCTGGACGAATTCGCTAAGGCCCAGCGCCTTGAACAACTCCTCTTGCCGCTGACGGCGGGGCTGGACGACATCCCGGCTCTATCCGTCACCCCCGATCAGGCAAGGGCGCTCCGCGAGGGGCGGAAGCTGATCGGGATCGCCGCGCAGGCGGGCCTCCATCTTGCGATCGAAGGGCAGACGCCCGTCGCGCTCGTCGAGATTACAGGGCCGGAGACGAAAGTCGTGCGCGGCATCAACATGTGA
- the rpsO gene encoding 30S ribosomal protein S15 → MTVTAERKTAIIADNARASGDTGSPEVQVAILTERIANLTEHFKTHAKDNHSRRGLLMLVNKRRSLLDYLKKKDAERYTALITKLGLRK, encoded by the coding sequence ATGACCGTTACTGCCGAGCGCAAGACCGCCATCATCGCCGACAATGCCCGCGCTTCGGGCGACACCGGCAGCCCCGAGGTCCAGGTCGCGATCCTGACCGAGCGCATCGCCAACCTGACCGAGCACTTCAAGACCCACGCGAAGGACAACCATTCGCGCCGCGGCCTGCTGATGCTCGTCAACAAGCGCCGCAGCCTTCTCGACTATCTGAAGAAGAAGGACGCGGAACGCTACACCGCTCTCATCACCAAGCTGGGCCTGCGCAAGTAA